A part of Streptomyces sp. DSM 40750 genomic DNA contains:
- a CDS encoding bifunctional acetate--CoA ligase family protein/GNAT family N-acetyltransferase, which translates to MTHDVTDRPPVHALLADGTTVCIRPVRPSDHDRLEGLYEEMSPENLRLRFFAASHRSARLAADRACAPPRTGYRALLAETQGRVIGLAEYDTGDEKDAADVSIAVADGLHHRGVGTLLVEHLVSAARAEGITTFTADALSENHEVLKLFADLGLRTDRRFEGPEVRCTIVLDQSDTYLTAVEERGRAADVASLKPLLRPKAVAVVGAGRKPGSVGRAILHQLHSGGYTGRLFAVNPAAHSILGVPSYSSVSALPKTPDLAVLAVPAAAIPETAEECGKAGVRALLVVTSGIHADQAQALLAACRSYGMRLVGPNCLGISNTDPELSLDATFAAGHPRPGTAGVAVQSGGVGIALLDGLSRLGIGVSSFASLGDKYDVSGNDMLQWWESDGRTGLALLHLESFGSPRAFSRTARRLTRRMPVLTVDAGRTDAGRRAAASHTAAAATRTMTRGALFTQAGITATRSIGELLETAALLHSQPLPAGSRVAIVTNAGGAGVLAADACAEAGLSLPAPTAELIDDLLAVLPDGAAVGNPVDATAAVTEEQLTDCVDRIMRYGGVDAVLVALVPTAVAAATGDDLVRALTLPHSRLRSSGGTSIPGRRAKPIVVVRLEQGLPVELLPATEDGTIPSFAEPQAAARGLAHAAHRAAWLARPAGTVPELDGVETERARTVIGTYLAAHPDGGWLDPRTCADLLACYGIPQIPWAWAETEDDAVLAADRLRGADGRVVMKAHWPGLVHKSQQHAVHLDLRGDSEIRAAFRDLETRFAGLMTGVVLQPLAVRGTELFAGVVQDEVFGPLVLFGLGGTATEVLADHAARLAPLTDHDVHDLITSPRCAPLLFGAHGNGPVDLEELEQLLLRLSRMAADLPQLAETDFNPVLATPGGVTVLDARIRLAPCRPQDPYLRRLR; encoded by the coding sequence ATGACGCACGACGTGACCGACCGACCCCCCGTCCACGCCCTGCTCGCTGACGGCACCACTGTGTGCATCCGTCCCGTGAGGCCGAGCGACCACGACCGGTTGGAGGGGCTGTACGAGGAGATGTCCCCGGAGAACCTGCGCCTGAGGTTCTTCGCCGCGAGCCACCGGTCCGCCCGTCTGGCCGCCGACCGGGCCTGTGCTCCGCCCCGCACCGGCTACCGGGCGCTGCTGGCCGAGACGCAGGGCCGGGTGATCGGCCTCGCCGAGTACGACACCGGGGACGAGAAGGACGCGGCCGACGTGTCCATCGCCGTCGCCGACGGGCTACACCACCGAGGCGTCGGAACCCTGCTCGTCGAGCACCTCGTCTCGGCCGCCCGCGCGGAGGGCATCACGACCTTCACGGCCGACGCGCTGAGTGAGAACCACGAGGTGTTGAAGCTCTTCGCCGACCTCGGTCTACGCACGGACCGCCGCTTCGAGGGCCCGGAGGTGCGCTGCACCATCGTCCTCGACCAGAGCGACACCTACCTCACCGCGGTCGAGGAACGCGGCCGGGCCGCCGACGTCGCCAGCCTGAAGCCGCTGCTGCGGCCCAAGGCGGTCGCCGTTGTCGGAGCCGGGCGCAAGCCGGGTTCGGTGGGCCGGGCGATCCTGCACCAGCTGCACTCGGGCGGCTACACCGGGCGCCTGTTCGCGGTGAACCCCGCCGCGCACTCGATTCTCGGCGTGCCGTCCTACTCGTCGGTCAGCGCCCTGCCCAAGACACCTGACCTCGCGGTGCTCGCCGTACCTGCCGCCGCGATCCCGGAGACAGCCGAGGAGTGCGGCAAGGCGGGCGTACGGGCCCTCCTCGTCGTCACCTCAGGCATCCACGCCGACCAGGCCCAAGCCCTGCTGGCGGCCTGCCGTTCGTACGGCATGCGCCTCGTCGGCCCCAACTGCCTCGGCATCTCCAACACCGACCCGGAGCTGAGCCTGGACGCCACGTTCGCTGCCGGACATCCGCGCCCCGGCACCGCGGGCGTCGCTGTGCAGTCCGGCGGCGTCGGCATCGCCCTGCTCGACGGGCTGTCCCGGCTCGGTATCGGCGTCTCTTCCTTCGCCTCCCTCGGCGACAAGTACGACGTCAGCGGCAACGACATGCTCCAGTGGTGGGAGAGCGACGGCCGCACCGGCCTCGCCCTGCTGCACCTGGAGTCGTTCGGCAGCCCGCGGGCGTTCTCCCGCACCGCCCGGCGCTTGACCCGCCGTATGCCCGTACTGACCGTCGACGCCGGCCGCACCGACGCGGGTCGGCGCGCTGCCGCTTCGCACACCGCGGCCGCCGCCACGCGCACGATGACCCGTGGCGCGCTGTTCACCCAGGCCGGCATCACCGCCACCCGGTCGATCGGCGAACTCCTTGAGACAGCCGCGCTGTTGCACTCGCAGCCGCTGCCCGCGGGCAGCCGGGTGGCGATCGTCACCAACGCGGGCGGGGCCGGTGTCCTCGCGGCCGACGCCTGCGCCGAAGCCGGGCTGTCGCTCCCGGCGCCCACCGCGGAACTGATCGACGACCTGCTCGCCGTGCTGCCGGACGGGGCTGCCGTGGGCAACCCGGTCGACGCCACCGCCGCCGTCACGGAGGAACAGCTCACGGACTGCGTGGACCGGATCATGCGGTACGGCGGCGTCGACGCCGTCCTCGTGGCCCTGGTCCCCACGGCGGTCGCCGCGGCGACCGGCGATGACCTCGTCCGGGCCCTCACCCTCCCCCACTCTCGGCTTCGCTCGAGCGGGGGGACCTCCATCCCCGGCCGGAGGGCGAAGCCGATCGTCGTGGTACGGCTCGAACAGGGCCTGCCCGTAGAGCTGTTGCCCGCTACGGAGGACGGCACGATCCCGTCGTTCGCCGAACCCCAGGCGGCGGCACGGGGGTTGGCGCACGCCGCCCACCGCGCGGCCTGGCTCGCCAGGCCCGCCGGGACCGTCCCCGAGCTCGACGGCGTCGAGACGGAACGAGCCCGCACCGTCATCGGGACCTACCTCGCCGCACACCCCGACGGAGGCTGGCTGGACCCGCGCACCTGCGCCGACCTGCTGGCCTGCTACGGCATCCCGCAGATCCCCTGGGCCTGGGCCGAGACGGAGGACGACGCCGTCCTGGCCGCCGACCGGCTGCGCGGCGCCGACGGCCGGGTGGTCATGAAGGCCCACTGGCCCGGGCTGGTGCACAAGAGCCAGCAGCACGCTGTCCACCTCGACCTGCGCGGCGATTCCGAAATTCGGGCCGCCTTCCGCGACCTGGAGACCCGCTTCGCCGGACTGATGACCGGTGTCGTACTGCAGCCGCTCGCCGTCCGCGGTACCGAGCTGTTCGCGGGCGTCGTCCAGGACGAGGTCTTCGGCCCGCTCGTCCTGTTCGGGCTCGGCGGTACGGCCACAGAGGTCCTGGCCGACCACGCCGCCCGGCTCGCCCCGCTCACCGACCACGACGTGCACGACCTCATCACATCCCCGCGCTGCGCCCCGCTCCTGTTCGGCGCGCACGGCAACGGACCCGTCGACCTCGAGGAGCTGGAGCAGCTGCTGCTGCGGCTGTCCCGCATGGCGGCGGACCTGCCGCAGCTCGCCGAGACCGACTTCAACCCGGTCCTCGCGACACCGGGCGGCGTCACCGTGCTGGACGCACGGATCCGCCTGGCGCCGTGCAGGCCCCAGGACCCCTATCTGCGCCGGCTCCGCTGA
- a CDS encoding universal stress protein, with product MNAAVDRALGGPLVVGVDGSEPSLRAVDWAADEAVLRGVPLRVVYARLWERYEGAALARDLGKPTALPLAQDVAGAAAQRARARHPDLKVTADVVFEEPEYALVREGRNASALVVGTRGRSGIAELLLGSVSLAVAAHADCPVIVLRGSHDNQATPPVRGRVVVGVGEDVKESAAVRFAVEEARRRGVPLEAVRAWRCPAHETTDHPLMAGEPARLHEERAGEELEAALQDVPADIDVRRRTVEGHARRVLLDASHEADLLVVGARRREGRFGLQLGRVAHVALHHSACPVAVVPHRVHDA from the coding sequence ATGAACGCAGCGGTGGACCGAGCCCTCGGCGGGCCCTTGGTCGTGGGCGTGGACGGTTCCGAGCCGAGCTTGCGGGCCGTCGACTGGGCGGCCGACGAGGCGGTGCTGCGCGGGGTGCCGTTGCGGGTGGTGTACGCCCGCCTGTGGGAGCGGTACGAGGGTGCCGCGCTCGCCCGGGACCTCGGCAAGCCGACCGCGCTGCCGTTGGCCCAGGACGTCGCCGGCGCCGCTGCTCAGCGGGCACGTGCCCGGCACCCCGACCTGAAGGTGACCGCCGACGTGGTGTTCGAGGAGCCGGAGTACGCCCTGGTGCGCGAGGGACGGAACGCCTCCGCGCTGGTCGTGGGCACCCGCGGCCGCAGCGGCATCGCCGAGCTGCTGCTCGGCTCCGTCAGCCTGGCCGTCGCCGCGCACGCCGACTGCCCGGTGATCGTGCTGCGCGGCAGCCACGACAACCAGGCGACGCCCCCGGTACGCGGCCGCGTCGTCGTGGGCGTCGGCGAGGACGTGAAGGAGTCGGCGGCCGTCAGATTTGCCGTCGAGGAGGCACGGCGACGCGGGGTGCCCTTGGAGGCCGTGCGGGCCTGGCGGTGCCCCGCGCACGAGACCACCGACCACCCACTCATGGCGGGCGAACCCGCCCGCCTGCACGAGGAGCGGGCGGGCGAGGAACTGGAAGCGGCGTTGCAGGACGTCCCGGCGGACATCGATGTGCGCCGACGCACCGTCGAGGGCCATGCCCGCCGAGTGCTCTTGGACGCCTCGCACGAGGCCGACCTGCTGGTCGTCGGCGCCCGGCGCAGGGAGGGGCGCTTCGGGCTCCAGCTCGGCCGGGTCGCCCACGTGGCACTGCACCACTCCGCCTGCCCGGTCGCCGTCGTACCGCACCGGGTGCACGACGCCTGA
- a CDS encoding flavodoxin domain-containing protein, translated as MTGTVLVTYGTTNGSTAQIAEAIADVLRKHGLTVEALPAQSVTSAASYDAVVVGGGLYAGRWQKHARRFLRRHRHDLAERPLWLFSSGPLDASASERDIPPVPGVKKAMVELDAREHVTFGGCLEEGAKGWVARMILRNGKGGDFRDFTAIETWAAHVADELTHT; from the coding sequence ATGACCGGCACCGTGTTGGTCACCTACGGAACCACGAACGGATCGACGGCCCAGATCGCCGAAGCCATCGCCGATGTCCTGCGCAAGCACGGGCTGACGGTCGAGGCCCTTCCGGCCCAGTCCGTGACGAGTGCGGCGTCGTATGACGCAGTGGTCGTCGGTGGCGGACTGTACGCCGGACGCTGGCAGAAGCACGCCCGCCGGTTCCTCCGTCGGCACCGCCACGACTTGGCCGAACGCCCCCTGTGGCTGTTCAGCAGCGGCCCGCTCGACGCCTCGGCCTCGGAGCGGGACATCCCGCCCGTACCCGGCGTGAAGAAGGCCATGGTCGAGCTCGACGCCAGGGAGCACGTCACCTTCGGAGGCTGTCTGGAGGAGGGTGCGAAGGGATGGGTCGCTCGGATGATCCTCCGCAACGGAAAGGGCGGAGACTTCCGCGACTTCACCGCGATCGAGACGTGGGCGGCACATGTCGCCGACGAGCTGACGCACACATAA
- a CDS encoding CBS domain-containing protein, translating into MKHNKVGSVMTTEVVRAGYGTPFKEVARLLAAHRISGLPVVDEDDKVIGVISETDLVARQAATPEPYEPRRRFAFLHGLTRGARRQTAKAHARTAGRLMTEPPVTAHADDTIVEAARTMAQHQVERLPVLDETDRLVGIVTRRDLLQVFLRPDGELRNEVIEDVLVRTLWLPPRSIDVSVVEGVVTLTGHMERKSETEIALSMTRRISGVVGVVDRLTHRLDDAHLRTREQALHGVADDWLRRV; encoded by the coding sequence ATGAAGCACAACAAGGTCGGCTCCGTGATGACCACGGAGGTCGTCCGCGCCGGGTACGGTACCCCGTTCAAGGAGGTCGCGAGGCTGCTCGCGGCCCACCGGATCAGCGGGCTGCCGGTGGTCGACGAGGACGACAAGGTCATCGGCGTCATCTCCGAAACGGACCTGGTGGCACGCCAGGCGGCCACTCCCGAACCGTACGAACCGCGCCGTCGCTTCGCGTTCCTCCACGGGCTGACGCGCGGTGCCCGACGGCAGACGGCGAAGGCGCATGCCCGCACCGCCGGCCGGCTCATGACCGAGCCGCCCGTCACCGCGCACGCCGACGACACCATCGTCGAGGCCGCCCGCACCATGGCCCAGCACCAGGTGGAACGTCTGCCGGTGCTCGACGAGACGGACCGGCTGGTCGGCATCGTCACCCGCCGCGACCTGCTCCAGGTATTCCTGCGGCCCGATGGGGAACTCCGCAATGAGGTGATCGAGGACGTACTGGTGCGCACCCTGTGGCTGCCGCCTCGCAGCATCGACGTGTCCGTGGTGGAAGGCGTCGTCACCCTCACCGGCCACATGGAACGCAAGAGCGAGACGGAGATCGCCCTGTCGATGACCCGGCGGATCAGCGGAGTGGTCGGCGTGGTCGACAGGCTTACCCACCGACTGGACGACGCGCACCTGCGCACCCGGGAGCAGGCGCTGCACGGCGTGGCCGACGACTGGCTGCGCCGAGTATGA
- a CDS encoding universal stress protein: MSRNVTVGLDGSPESRAAAEWAAREAKRRGLPLRLVHVWEPVPEPMAQAPLLGAETQQHWSERSEMGAPPAEVPQPSAGGALRGRIPRETAEGLRLRHPGVRVDMEQILGQPAEALTEAAKDAELLVLGSRGMSGIGGFLVGSVGQAVVAHAEQPVVLVRAAEQSADGHAMDPSAIPSAGALSGPVVLGLDTDSPDDTLLTFAFEAAARRVTPLRVVHAWNLPPYFAYGLPADPELNAVLGKQDAATLAEVLHRWKEKYPAVKVIDESRSGSAAVQLVDASREASLVVVGRRIRRSPLGAHIGPVTHAVLHHATAPVAVVAHD; encoded by the coding sequence ATGTCCCGCAACGTCACCGTGGGCCTCGACGGCTCGCCCGAGAGCCGCGCCGCTGCCGAGTGGGCGGCGCGCGAGGCGAAGCGGCGCGGCCTGCCGCTGCGGCTGGTGCACGTCTGGGAGCCCGTCCCGGAGCCCATGGCGCAGGCCCCGCTCCTGGGCGCCGAGACGCAGCAGCACTGGAGCGAGCGAAGCGAGATGGGGGCACCCCCGGCCGAAGTCCCCCAGCCTTCGGCCGGGGGTGCCCTCAGGGGGAGGATTCCGCGCGAGACGGCCGAGGGACTCCGCCTGCGCCATCCCGGCGTGCGCGTGGACATGGAGCAGATTCTCGGCCAGCCCGCCGAGGCGCTGACGGAGGCGGCGAAGGACGCCGAGCTGCTGGTCCTCGGCTCCCGGGGGATGAGCGGCATCGGAGGATTCCTCGTCGGCTCCGTGGGCCAGGCCGTCGTGGCGCACGCCGAGCAGCCGGTGGTCCTCGTGCGGGCGGCGGAGCAGTCCGCGGACGGCCATGCGATGGATCCGTCCGCAATCCCGTCTGCTGGGGCCCTGTCCGGCCCCGTCGTCCTCGGACTCGACACCGACAGCCCTGACGACACGCTGCTCACCTTCGCCTTCGAGGCGGCCGCCCGCCGTGTCACACCCCTGCGGGTCGTCCACGCCTGGAATCTGCCGCCCTACTTCGCCTACGGCCTGCCCGCCGACCCCGAGCTCAACGCCGTGCTGGGCAAGCAGGACGCTGCCACGCTGGCCGAGGTGCTGCACCGCTGGAAGGAGAAGTACCCGGCCGTCAAGGTCATCGACGAGTCCCGTTCCGGCAGTGCCGCCGTCCAGCTGGTCGACGCCTCCCGGGAGGCGTCCTTGGTCGTCGTGGGCCGGCGGATCCGCCGTAGCCCGCTCGGCGCCCACATCGGCCCTGTCACGCACGCGGTACTGCACCATGCCACCGCCCCCGTCGCCGTCGTCGCGCACGACTGA
- the ppk2 gene encoding polyphosphate kinase 2, translating to MAGKKTAKVPRAAYERELLRLQTELVKLQEWVRAEGARLVVAFEGRDAAGKGGTIKRVAEHLNPRVARIAALPKPTERERTQWYFQRYVEHLPAAGEIVLFDRSWYNRAGVEHVMGFCTKEEYQLFLRQCPIFERMLVEDGILLRKYWFSVSDAEQQERFRRRLEDPTRRWKLSPMDLESITRWEAYSRAKDEMLVHTDISEAPWFVVESDDKRRARLNMITHLLGSVPYHEVPPPVLELPERPPSTGYQRPPRALQTYVPDHAASV from the coding sequence ATGGCCGGCAAGAAGACGGCGAAGGTGCCGCGCGCGGCATACGAACGAGAACTGCTGCGCCTGCAGACGGAGCTGGTGAAACTGCAGGAGTGGGTGCGGGCGGAGGGCGCCCGGCTGGTGGTGGCCTTCGAAGGGCGGGACGCGGCGGGCAAGGGCGGCACGATCAAGCGGGTCGCCGAGCACCTCAACCCGCGCGTCGCGCGGATCGCGGCGCTGCCCAAGCCGACCGAGCGCGAGCGCACCCAGTGGTACTTCCAGCGCTACGTGGAGCATCTGCCGGCCGCCGGGGAGATCGTGCTGTTCGACCGCAGCTGGTACAACCGGGCCGGTGTCGAGCATGTGATGGGCTTCTGTACCAAGGAGGAGTACCAGCTCTTCCTGCGGCAGTGCCCGATCTTCGAGCGGATGCTGGTGGAGGACGGGATCCTGCTGCGCAAGTACTGGTTCTCGGTGAGCGACGCCGAGCAGCAGGAGCGGTTCCGGCGCCGGCTGGAGGATCCGACGCGGCGCTGGAAGCTCTCGCCGATGGACCTGGAATCGATCACCCGCTGGGAGGCGTACTCCCGGGCCAAGGACGAGATGCTGGTGCACACGGACATCTCGGAGGCTCCGTGGTTCGTCGTGGAGAGCGACGACAAGCGCCGGGCCCGGCTGAACATGATCACCCACCTGCTCGGCTCCGTGCCGTACCACGAGGTGCCGCCGCCGGTGCTGGAGCTGCCGGAGCGGCCGCCGTCGACCGGCTACCAGCGCCCGCCACGCGCTCTGCAGACCTACGTCCCCGATCACGCGGCGAGCGTCTGA